A part of Citrifermentans bremense genomic DNA contains:
- a CDS encoding methyl-accepting chemotaxis protein, whose translation MNFSGMRLSVRLGIAFAVIVVLMTVVGGYAINRMHAFDKKIELMINDKWPKTVMLNEAKSQANVIARAMRNMILVDDPQEVQKEKKRIEDARAAIGKQFDELKKIVQSESGKKLLAAVVDERAQYIESQKLVIGLIESGNKAQATSELMTSVRKTQTAYFAAIDKMLEHQQKGLENVGKESDAMIQQSRLVVIGLLAAAIFLSVLLAVVIVRSITVPVRELIAANDRLADKDLTVCITLAGNDELGHLADSSRRVVESLREILGQVSDSSAQIAAASNQLQSTAVQIATGAEEVASQTSSVATASEEMAATSGDIAQNCMLAADTSRQSSASANEGGAVVQETIAGMARIAERVKDSARTVESLGERSEQIGNIIETIQDIADQTNLLALNAAIEAARAGEQGRGFAVVADEVRALAERTTKATREIGDMIKAIQDETKAAVGAMEEGVAEVERGTEFSQRSGEALQTILKQIGEVTMQINQIATAAEEQTATTSEITMNVQQVTEVVQQTASGAGETAAAAAQLASNAKVLEGLVRQFRL comes from the coding sequence ATGAACTTTTCAGGCATGAGACTCAGCGTAAGACTTGGCATAGCGTTCGCTGTCATAGTCGTGCTCATGACAGTTGTGGGGGGATATGCCATAAACAGGATGCATGCCTTCGACAAGAAGATCGAGCTGATGATCAACGACAAGTGGCCCAAGACCGTGATGTTGAACGAGGCCAAGAGCCAGGCCAACGTCATCGCCCGGGCGATGAGGAACATGATCCTCGTTGACGACCCGCAGGAGGTCCAGAAGGAGAAGAAACGGATAGAGGACGCCCGCGCGGCCATCGGCAAACAGTTCGACGAGCTGAAGAAAATCGTGCAAAGCGAAAGCGGGAAGAAGCTCCTCGCCGCGGTGGTCGATGAGCGCGCCCAGTACATCGAGTCGCAAAAGCTGGTGATAGGTCTCATCGAGTCGGGGAACAAGGCGCAGGCGACCAGCGAGCTTATGACCTCGGTGCGCAAGACGCAGACCGCGTATTTCGCCGCCATCGACAAGATGCTCGAGCACCAGCAAAAAGGGCTGGAAAACGTGGGCAAGGAGTCCGATGCCATGATCCAGCAGTCGCGCCTTGTCGTGATCGGGCTCCTCGCCGCTGCCATCTTCCTCTCGGTGCTCCTGGCGGTCGTGATCGTCAGGAGCATCACGGTTCCAGTGCGGGAGCTCATCGCCGCGAACGACCGCCTGGCCGACAAGGACCTCACCGTCTGCATCACCCTCGCCGGAAACGACGAGCTGGGGCACCTGGCGGACTCTTCGCGCAGGGTGGTGGAGAGCCTGCGGGAGATACTGGGGCAGGTCTCCGACAGTTCCGCCCAGATCGCCGCTGCCTCGAACCAGTTGCAGTCGACCGCGGTGCAGATCGCCACCGGCGCCGAGGAGGTGGCCTCCCAGACAAGCTCCGTTGCGACCGCAAGCGAAGAGATGGCCGCGACCAGCGGCGACATCGCCCAAAACTGCATGCTGGCGGCGGACACCTCGCGCCAAAGCAGCGCTTCGGCCAACGAAGGTGGAGCGGTGGTCCAGGAGACCATTGCCGGAATGGCGAGGATCGCGGAACGGGTGAAGGACAGCGCCCGCACCGTGGAAAGCCTGGGGGAGAGGTCGGAGCAGATCGGCAACATCATCGAGACCATACAGGACATCGCCGACCAGACGAACCTCCTGGCGCTGAACGCGGCGATCGAGGCGGCGCGCGCCGGCGAGCAGGGACGCGGCTTTGCCGTGGTCGCCGACGAAGTCCGGGCGCTCGCCGAGCGGACCACCAAGGCCACCAGAGAGATCGGCGACATGATCAAGGCGATCCAGGACGAGACCAAGGCAGCGGTGGGCGCCATGGAGGAGGGGGTGGCCGAGGTGGAAAGGGGGACCGAATTCTCCCAGCGCTCCGGGGAGGCGCTGCAGACCATCCTGAAGCAGATAGGCGAGGTGACCATGCAGATCAACCAGATCGCCACCGCCGCCGAGGAGCAGACCGCAACCACCAGCGAGATCACCATGAACGTGCAGCAAGTGACCGAGGTGGTGCAGCAGACCGCCAGCGGCGCCGGCGAAACGGCGGCGGCCGCGGCCCAACTCGCCTCCAACGCCAAGGTCCTCGAGGGGCTGGTCAGGCAGTTCCGGCTTTAA
- a CDS encoding GSU0071 family protein yields MDTYTIDVELEHYYGDRMATSSREAIRRFYLRAVSRCNGAELERYLRIVRAHASVYSSVHHMFSSPFKHMELPLFLSSLVLFASGMVMVFYGETTGIVAAGTSAGLVGMLQCARTLIRYWQRHAVREAVFLEFAEILQREAGEFTR; encoded by the coding sequence ATGGATACCTACACAATCGATGTCGAACTGGAACACTACTATGGCGACCGCATGGCGACCAGCAGCAGGGAAGCCATCCGGCGCTTCTACCTGCGTGCCGTCTCCCGCTGCAACGGCGCCGAATTGGAGAGGTACCTGCGCATAGTGCGGGCGCACGCCTCGGTCTACTCCTCCGTGCACCACATGTTCAGCTCGCCCTTCAAGCACATGGAGCTCCCCCTGTTCCTTTCCAGCCTGGTGCTGTTTGCTTCCGGCATGGTCATGGTTTTTTACGGGGAAACGACCGGGATAGTCGCAGCCGGAACTTCCGCGGGGCTCGTGGGCATGCTGCAGTGCGCCCGGACTCTGATCAGGTACTGGCAGCGCCATGCCGTGCGGGAGGCGGTGTTCCTGGAGTTCGCAGAGATCCTGCAGAGAGAAGCCGGAGAGTTCACCAGGTAA
- a CDS encoding acetyl-CoA hydrolase/transferase C-terminal domain-containing protein, protein MSNYGTLQDRVRCKSLLNKVMSPEQTVGFFKDGMNLGWSGFTPAGYPKAVPIALADHVEKNGLQGKLRFNLFIGASVGAETEDRWATLDMIDRRWPYQTGKNIAAGINAGRIRMGDKHLSLFAQDLGYGFYTKDTPSGKLDLAIIEVSAVTEDGGLVLTSSCGVVPEILMICDKIILEVNTGQPSFEGMHDIVVCNHPPKRQILGITSAGERIGSTYVPCDPSKVIAVVESKHRDKGRAFSEQDDTSEAIANNIIDFFTHEVKAGRLPKNLLPLQSGVGSIANAVIGGLAKGPFQNLTVYTEVLQDTMLDLFDSGKLDMASSCSLSLSETPGFPRFFDNMEKYFDKIVLRPLSISNAPEPIRRLGCIAMNTPVEIDIYAHANSTLVGGTRMINGLGGSGDFLRNGFLKIMHTPSSRPSKIDPNGISCVVPHCSHIDHTEHDLDCVVTEQGLADLRGMAPKERARRIIEKCAHPDYKPILTEYLDIAEKQCLAKGVGHEPQLWDRAFKMHLNLAANGTMKIKNWDMKVDLCDAAAERPVRQPSIGDSAAV, encoded by the coding sequence ATGTCGAACTATGGAACCCTGCAGGACCGCGTGCGCTGCAAGTCGCTGCTGAACAAGGTGATGTCCCCAGAACAGACCGTCGGATTCTTCAAGGACGGGATGAACCTCGGCTGGTCCGGCTTCACCCCCGCCGGCTATCCGAAGGCGGTCCCCATCGCCCTGGCCGACCATGTCGAGAAGAACGGGCTGCAAGGAAAACTGAGGTTCAACCTCTTCATCGGCGCCTCCGTCGGCGCCGAGACCGAAGACCGCTGGGCAACTCTGGACATGATCGACCGCCGCTGGCCCTACCAGACCGGGAAGAACATCGCCGCCGGGATCAACGCCGGCCGCATCCGCATGGGCGACAAGCACCTCTCCCTGTTCGCCCAGGATCTGGGCTACGGCTTCTACACCAAGGACACCCCGAGCGGCAAGCTCGACCTCGCCATCATCGAGGTCTCGGCCGTCACCGAGGACGGCGGGCTGGTGCTGACCTCTTCCTGCGGCGTCGTCCCCGAGATCCTGATGATCTGCGACAAGATCATCCTGGAGGTGAACACCGGCCAGCCCTCCTTCGAGGGGATGCATGACATCGTGGTCTGCAACCACCCCCCCAAGCGCCAGATCCTGGGGATCACCAGCGCCGGCGAGCGCATCGGCAGCACCTATGTCCCCTGCGACCCCAGCAAGGTGATCGCCGTCGTCGAGTCTAAGCACCGCGACAAGGGGCGCGCCTTCTCCGAGCAGGACGACACCTCCGAGGCGATCGCGAACAACATCATCGACTTCTTCACCCACGAGGTGAAGGCGGGGCGCCTGCCCAAAAACCTCCTGCCGCTGCAGTCGGGGGTCGGTTCCATCGCCAACGCGGTCATCGGCGGCCTGGCCAAGGGCCCGTTCCAGAACCTCACCGTCTACACCGAGGTGCTGCAGGACACCATGCTCGACCTCTTCGATTCCGGCAAGCTGGACATGGCTTCCTCCTGCTCGCTGTCGCTCTCCGAGACCCCGGGCTTCCCGCGCTTCTTCGACAACATGGAGAAGTACTTCGACAAGATCGTGCTGCGCCCGCTCTCCATCTCCAACGCCCCCGAGCCGATCCGTCGCTTGGGGTGCATCGCGATGAACACCCCGGTCGAGATCGACATCTACGCGCACGCGAACTCGACGCTGGTCGGGGGCACCCGCATGATCAACGGCCTGGGCGGCTCCGGCGACTTCCTCAGGAACGGGTTCCTGAAGATCATGCACACCCCGTCCTCCCGCCCCTCGAAGATCGATCCCAACGGCATCTCCTGCGTGGTCCCGCACTGCTCGCATATCGACCACACCGAGCACGACCTCGACTGCGTGGTCACCGAGCAGGGTCTTGCCGACCTGCGCGGCATGGCGCCGAAAGAGCGTGCCCGCCGCATCATCGAGAAGTGCGCGCACCCCGACTACAAGCCGATTCTCACCGAGTACCTCGACATCGCCGAGAAGCAGTGCCTCGCTAAGGGCGTCGGTCACGAGCCGCAGCTTTGGGACCGCGCCTTCAAGATGCACCTGAACCTTGCCGCGAACGGCACCATGAAGATCAAGAACTGGGACATGAAGGTCGACCTCTGCGACGCGGCGGCCGAGCGCCCGGTGCGCCAGCCGAGCATCGGCGACTCCGCCGCAGTTTAG
- a CDS encoding HD domain-containing protein, giving the protein MQQIVDFILELDKLKSVTRQSRSKGSDRNENSAEHSWQIAMLAYSLEPYAATPIDIQRVVAMLLVHDIGEIDTGDTIVYATEGWEERKAAELEAVKRIFGLVQEPQRSQFLELWLEFEEAATPEARFAHAADRAMPPLLNLANNGQSWRENGISYERVVEKIGPPIEAGCPAMWEFLKERLDEEHRKGWFK; this is encoded by the coding sequence ATGCAACAGATCGTCGACTTCATACTGGAACTGGACAAACTGAAAAGCGTAACCCGCCAAAGCCGGTCAAAGGGGAGCGACCGCAACGAGAACTCCGCAGAGCACAGTTGGCAGATCGCCATGCTCGCCTATTCTCTCGAGCCATATGCCGCGACTCCCATAGACATCCAGCGCGTCGTCGCCATGCTTCTCGTACACGATATCGGGGAGATAGATACCGGCGACACCATCGTCTATGCCACCGAGGGGTGGGAGGAGCGCAAGGCGGCAGAGTTGGAAGCGGTGAAGCGGATCTTTGGCCTGGTGCAGGAACCGCAGCGCTCCCAGTTCCTGGAGTTGTGGCTGGAGTTCGAAGAGGCGGCGACCCCGGAAGCACGCTTCGCCCACGCCGCAGACCGCGCCATGCCGCCGCTGTTGAACCTCGCCAACAACGGCCAGAGCTGGCGGGAAAACGGCATCAGCTACGAGCGAGTGGTCGAAAAAATCGGTCCCCCGATCGAAGCCGGATGCCCGGCGATGTGGGAGTTCTTAAAAGAACGTCTCGATGAAGAGCATCGAAAAGGGTGGTTCAAGTGA
- a CDS encoding GGDEF domain-containing protein yields MFDRTKELLDIPLEKIALFRHVAPESLQGIIDCCGIRTLERQETLLFPEQVNRELYVLLSGRLRIHLQDPQSEPIAYLAPGEVAGELSVIDGYPTSAYVIADEDSRVLVMEQELVWSLATVSHAAAYNLLTMLSGRLRNANRCIGEKMLQEHAYHSYGTVDALTGMHNRYWLDEALTRMVHRASRSRAPLCVLMLDIDNFKEFNDAHGHLSGDRAIHTVAQTVLESLRPTVMAARYGGDEFLVAIPDVAVETALEIADRLRQKVAATEIPHLAAPLPPLTVSIGVTGIVPGQSAEEVIAAADAALYRAKLLGRNTVSS; encoded by the coding sequence ATGTTTGACAGGACGAAGGAGCTGCTGGATATCCCGCTGGAAAAGATCGCACTGTTCAGACATGTCGCTCCCGAATCGCTGCAGGGGATCATCGACTGCTGCGGCATCAGGACCCTCGAGCGCCAGGAGACGCTGCTCTTTCCGGAGCAGGTAAACCGCGAGCTCTACGTTTTGCTGTCGGGGAGGCTCAGGATCCACCTGCAAGACCCGCAGTCGGAGCCGATCGCCTACCTCGCCCCGGGCGAAGTGGCGGGGGAGCTCTCCGTCATCGACGGCTACCCCACCTCCGCCTACGTGATCGCCGATGAGGACTCCCGGGTCCTGGTGATGGAACAGGAGCTGGTATGGTCTCTGGCGACCGTCTCGCACGCGGCGGCTTACAACCTCCTCACCATGCTCTCGGGGAGGCTGCGCAACGCGAACCGCTGCATCGGCGAAAAGATGCTGCAGGAGCATGCCTATCACAGCTACGGCACCGTCGATGCGCTCACCGGGATGCACAACCGCTACTGGCTCGACGAGGCGCTCACCCGCATGGTGCACCGTGCAAGCCGCAGCAGGGCCCCACTCTGCGTGCTGATGCTGGACATAGACAATTTCAAGGAGTTCAACGACGCCCATGGCCACCTAAGCGGCGACCGCGCCATCCACACCGTCGCCCAGACCGTCCTGGAGAGCCTGAGGCCGACGGTGATGGCTGCACGCTACGGAGGCGACGAGTTCCTGGTCGCCATACCGGACGTCGCGGTTGAGACCGCGCTGGAGATAGCCGACAGACTGCGGCAGAAGGTAGCGGCCACAGAGATTCCGCACCTCGCGGCCCCACTGCCGCCGCTCACCGTTTCCATAGGCGTCACCGGCATCGTCCCGGGCCAAAGCGCGGAAGAGGTCATCGCCGCGGCCGACGCAGCGCTTTACCGTGCAAAACTTTTGGGCAGAAATACAGTCTCCTCGTAG
- a CDS encoding TetR/AcrR family transcriptional regulator, translated as MLEKKSTRIRKEEIIQAALDVVGRKGLRSLTISAIAATAGMSEANIYRHFKGKDEIISAIADFIGSSVMGKAATIADGSRRPLEKLETVFFSHLALIAEHPGIPRFVFSEDVLLAHPDIAQTLAARINGYVETISGIIAAGIQEGEMRQGISPRETALTLLGMIQFTALRSTVGGLPGGIADEGKNLWQNFALLLR; from the coding sequence ATGCTGGAAAAGAAAAGCACACGTATCAGGAAAGAAGAGATCATACAGGCCGCCTTGGACGTCGTTGGCAGGAAGGGGCTCCGTTCCCTGACCATTTCCGCAATAGCCGCAACAGCCGGCATGAGCGAGGCAAACATCTACCGGCACTTCAAAGGCAAGGACGAGATCATTTCCGCCATCGCCGACTTCATCGGGAGTTCGGTCATGGGCAAGGCGGCGACGATTGCCGACGGGAGCAGAAGGCCGCTTGAAAAGCTGGAAACTGTTTTCTTCTCTCACCTCGCGCTGATTGCCGAGCACCCGGGAATCCCGCGCTTCGTCTTTTCCGAAGACGTGCTCCTTGCCCACCCCGACATTGCACAAACCCTCGCCGCCCGCATCAACGGCTATGTAGAAACCATCTCCGGAATTATCGCTGCAGGCATACAGGAAGGAGAAATGAGGCAGGGGATCTCTCCGCGGGAGACCGCCCTTACCCTTCTGGGCATGATCCAGTTCACGGCACTGCGCTCCACGGTAGGCGGGTTGCCGGGGGGCATCGCCGATGAAGGGAAGAACCTCTGGCAGAATTTCGCGCTGCTGCTCCGCTGA
- a CDS encoding ketopantoate reductase family protein — protein sequence MNESNNKTAIIGAGALGAVYGSLLFEMYPDCVYFVAGGKRYDRLKKDGVTVNGKRHAIEVVKPEEATPAELVIVAVKHHQLDEAIADMRKAVGPETVILSVMNGIDSEERIGAAFGMEKVLYGLSLGIDAVREGGAVSYKNLGRILFGERENKASTERVRSISALFQRAGIAHEIPPDMVRSLWFKYMINVGVNQVSAVLGATYGALRESAEARELMDAAMREVIAVAVAKQVNLSEDDIGQWYQVLSTLSAEGKTSMLQDVEAGRKTEVEMLAGTVIELGERYGIPTLVNRKLFDDLKLIEISQQR from the coding sequence ATGAACGAATCAAACAACAAGACAGCCATCATCGGGGCGGGGGCGCTAGGCGCGGTTTACGGGAGCCTCCTCTTCGAGATGTACCCGGACTGCGTCTACTTTGTAGCAGGCGGCAAGCGTTATGACAGGCTGAAAAAGGACGGGGTCACAGTAAACGGCAAGCGCCATGCGATAGAAGTTGTGAAGCCGGAAGAAGCAACGCCTGCAGAGCTCGTCATAGTGGCTGTGAAGCACCACCAGCTCGACGAAGCGATCGCCGATATGAGAAAGGCGGTGGGGCCTGAGACGGTCATCCTCTCGGTAATGAACGGCATCGACAGCGAGGAGCGCATCGGGGCTGCCTTCGGAATGGAGAAGGTGCTCTATGGCTTGTCCTTGGGAATAGACGCGGTGAGGGAAGGTGGCGCCGTGAGCTACAAGAACCTCGGGCGCATCCTGTTCGGGGAGCGGGAGAACAAAGCGTCGACCGAGCGGGTGCGCAGCATCAGCGCCCTTTTCCAACGGGCCGGCATCGCCCACGAAATCCCGCCCGACATGGTCCGCAGCCTCTGGTTCAAGTACATGATCAACGTCGGGGTCAACCAGGTCTCCGCCGTCCTCGGAGCAACCTACGGCGCGCTGAGAGAGTCAGCAGAGGCAAGGGAGCTGATGGATGCGGCCATGAGGGAAGTCATAGCCGTCGCCGTGGCGAAGCAGGTGAACCTCTCGGAGGATGATATCGGCCAGTGGTACCAAGTGCTCTCGACGCTGAGCGCCGAAGGGAAGACCTCGATGCTGCAGGACGTGGAAGCAGGAAGGAAGACGGAAGTCGAGATGCTGGCCGGCACCGTCATCGAATTGGGGGAGCGTTACGGCATACCGACGCTGGTAAACCGCAAGCTCTTCGACGACCTGAAACTTATCGAAATATCGCAGCAGAGGTAG
- a CDS encoding response regulator has translation MPRPSRVLIVDDEPVNLRLISVTLGSDYEVVTALNGHEAITRLKELEIDLILLDVMMPDISGFDVCKIIQANSRFIDIPVIFLTAMDTPQAARQGFDAGAIDYLTKPVDLELLKLRVRNLVSLKQRTDLVREQRDLLARQKEELEAALARVRQLEGIIPICMFCKKIKDDKESWRQLEDYVSQHSDVMFSHSACPDCFEKEMKSIKQDLSRLDLPPKSGE, from the coding sequence ATGCCTAGGCCTTCGAGGGTACTGATAGTGGATGACGAGCCGGTCAACCTGCGGCTGATCTCGGTGACGCTCGGCAGCGACTACGAGGTCGTGACTGCGCTCAACGGGCACGAGGCGATCACCAGGCTGAAGGAGCTGGAGATCGACCTGATCCTGCTGGACGTGATGATGCCCGACATCAGCGGTTTCGACGTCTGCAAGATCATCCAGGCCAACTCCAGATTCATCGACATCCCGGTCATCTTCCTGACCGCCATGGACACCCCGCAGGCTGCGCGCCAGGGTTTCGATGCCGGCGCCATAGATTACCTGACCAAGCCGGTGGACCTGGAGCTTCTGAAGCTGCGGGTCCGCAACCTGGTCTCGCTTAAACAGCGCACGGACCTGGTGCGTGAGCAGCGCGACCTGCTGGCGCGGCAGAAAGAGGAGCTGGAGGCAGCGCTGGCGCGGGTGAGGCAGTTGGAGGGGATCATCCCCATCTGCATGTTCTGCAAGAAGATCAAGGACGACAAGGAGAGCTGGCGCCAACTGGAAGATTACGTAAGCCAGCACTCGGACGTGATGTTCAGCCACAGCGCCTGTCCCGACTGCTTCGAAAAAGAGATGAAGTCGATCAAGCAGGATCTCTCCAGGCTGGACCTCCCCCCCAAGTCGGGGGAGTAG
- a CDS encoding hybrid sensor histidine kinase/response regulator: MDRFLSLNLRTQMMIMILLMAIGSMGIILYSAQRQREADFREAAHLSLNLATAVHNDQKVLLSGAEQLLATLSYVEAVRLRDVPEVNRILAGLLKKSPQISNLLIIAPDGNVWASALPIHKPIKAAERRFFQAALRSGRFSSGEYTIGKVLSKPTLSFGYPILDQQGKVQDVAVAAFTLANYDTLLTSRNLPPNTSLLLLDHEGTILYGNKARELVGKKDRPDLFASMKEGEQGTFIARNNSGIKKVTAYRKVYLKGESEPYMYVRTGIDEEWVVKKTSLPLMMNIAVMGAIVLLTALMALYISKRAILDKVRALRVAAQKISAGDLTVRVNHCVAGGELGELGTAFDGMAQQLSVDIERRKRAEAEALAKGEELDRYFNNSLDLLCIADTGGRFRRLNPAWETALGFPLERLVGQNFLDLVHPDDVSATADAVATLERRGDIQSFTNRFLHADGSYRSIEWHSVRPDGNIIYGTARDVTEKVKAEEEKLQLERQLLHAQKLESLGVLAGGIAHDFNNILMAIMGNAELALMRINKESPAVDNLQKIEQASTRAADLARQMLAYSGKGKFVVENIDLNRLLQEMLHMLEVSISKRALLKIDLHPSLPQMEADATQIRQVVMNLVINASEAIGDDNGFISIKTSSLKCDRSYLKKAWLEVDVPEGEYICLDVSDNGCGMDSATRNRIFDPFFTTKFTGRGLGMAAALGIVRGHRGAIIVDSEPRRGSSFRVLFPAADSTADICEAVSSQESWKGSGTLLLVDDEDAVRGIASEMLQQLGFNLLTASDGRTAIELFAANPQVGIVLLDLTMPHMDGERCLVELQKIRPDVKVVMSSGYTEYEVTRKLSGKQLAGFIQKPYRLNALVEALRPIA; this comes from the coding sequence ATGGATCGGTTTCTCTCGCTTAATCTGCGCACCCAGATGATGATCATGATCCTGCTGATGGCCATAGGATCCATGGGCATCATCCTATATTCCGCCCAGAGACAGCGTGAGGCCGACTTCCGAGAAGCTGCACACCTCTCCTTGAACCTCGCCACCGCGGTGCATAACGACCAGAAAGTGCTGTTGTCGGGCGCAGAACAGCTCCTTGCCACCCTTTCCTACGTCGAGGCGGTAAGGCTAAGGGATGTCCCCGAGGTGAACCGGATCCTCGCAGGATTACTGAAAAAATCTCCCCAGATCAGCAATCTCCTCATCATAGCTCCCGACGGAAACGTCTGGGCCTCGGCCCTGCCGATTCACAAACCGATAAAAGCCGCTGAGAGGAGGTTCTTCCAAGCCGCCCTGCGAAGCGGCCGCTTCTCTTCGGGGGAGTACACCATAGGGAAGGTCCTCTCCAAACCGACCCTGAGCTTCGGCTATCCAATACTGGACCAGCAGGGAAAGGTCCAGGACGTCGCGGTGGCTGCCTTCACCCTCGCCAACTACGATACGCTGCTAACCTCCCGCAATCTCCCCCCCAACACCTCTCTTTTGCTGCTGGACCATGAAGGAACCATCCTCTACGGCAACAAAGCCCGGGAACTGGTCGGCAAAAAGGACAGGCCCGACCTCTTCGCTTCCATGAAAGAGGGGGAACAGGGGACCTTTATCGCCAGGAACAACAGCGGCATCAAGAAGGTCACCGCTTACCGCAAGGTTTACCTCAAGGGGGAGAGTGAACCTTACATGTACGTCCGCACCGGCATCGACGAGGAGTGGGTGGTCAAGAAGACATCGCTGCCGCTGATGATGAACATCGCCGTCATGGGGGCGATAGTGCTGCTCACGGCACTGATGGCGCTGTACATCAGCAAGCGGGCGATACTGGACAAGGTGAGGGCGCTGAGAGTGGCGGCCCAGAAGATCTCTGCGGGCGACCTCACCGTGCGCGTGAACCACTGCGTCGCCGGAGGGGAGCTGGGCGAGCTTGGCACAGCGTTCGACGGCATGGCTCAGCAGCTGTCGGTCGACATCGAGAGGAGAAAGCGAGCCGAGGCTGAAGCTCTGGCCAAGGGGGAAGAGCTGGACCGCTATTTCAACAACAGCCTGGACCTGCTCTGCATTGCCGACACGGGGGGGCGCTTCCGGCGGTTGAACCCGGCCTGGGAAACGGCTCTGGGCTTTCCCCTGGAGCGGCTCGTGGGGCAGAACTTCCTGGACCTGGTCCATCCGGACGACGTCTCCGCCACCGCCGATGCGGTCGCGACACTGGAAAGGAGAGGGGATATCCAGAGTTTCACCAACCGCTTCCTGCACGCCGACGGCTCCTACCGCTCCATCGAGTGGCACTCGGTGCGCCCTGATGGGAACATCATCTATGGCACCGCCCGGGACGTGACCGAAAAGGTCAAGGCCGAAGAGGAAAAGCTCCAGCTCGAACGCCAGCTCCTGCACGCGCAGAAGCTGGAGAGCCTCGGTGTCCTTGCCGGCGGGATAGCGCACGACTTCAACAACATCCTGATGGCCATCATGGGCAACGCCGAACTCGCCCTGATGCGTATCAACAAGGAGTCCCCCGCGGTGGACAACCTGCAGAAAATCGAGCAGGCATCCACCCGCGCCGCCGATCTGGCCCGGCAGATGCTCGCCTACTCCGGGAAGGGGAAATTCGTGGTTGAGAACATCGACCTGAACCGCCTGTTGCAGGAGATGCTTCACATGCTCGAGGTGTCCATCTCCAAAAGGGCTTTATTGAAAATTGACCTCCATCCTTCTCTCCCGCAGATGGAAGCCGACGCCACCCAGATCCGGCAGGTGGTGATGAACCTGGTCATCAACGCCTCGGAGGCCATCGGCGACGACAACGGTTTCATCTCGATCAAGACCTCCAGCCTTAAGTGCGACCGCAGCTACCTCAAAAAGGCCTGGCTCGAGGTGGACGTTCCCGAGGGGGAGTACATCTGCCTCGATGTGAGCGACAACGGTTGCGGCATGGACAGCGCGACCAGGAACCGGATCTTCGATCCTTTCTTCACCACGAAATTCACCGGGCGCGGATTGGGCATGGCCGCAGCCCTGGGGATCGTGAGGGGGCATCGCGGGGCCATCATCGTCGACAGCGAGCCAAGGCGCGGGAGCTCCTTCAGGGTACTTTTCCCCGCGGCCGACAGCACAGCCGATATCTGCGAGGCGGTCAGCAGCCAGGAGAGCTGGAAGGGGAGCGGGACCCTGCTGCTTGTGGACGACGAGGACGCGGTGCGCGGCATCGCCTCGGAGATGCTGCAGCAATTGGGGTTCAACCTTTTGACCGCCTCAGACGGCAGGACCGCCATCGAGCTCTTTGCGGCCAACCCCCAGGTCGGCATCGTCCTTCTCGACCTCACCATGCCGCACATGGACGGCGAGCGCTGCCTGGTGGAGCTGCAAAAGATAAGACCGGACGTGAAAGTCGTGATGTCTAGCGGGTACACCGAGTACGAGGTGACGCGAAAACTGAGCGGAAAACAGCTGGCCGGCTTCATCCAGAAGCCGTACCGGCTCAACGCGCTGGTGGAGGCGCTGCGGCCGATCGCCTGA
- a CDS encoding GntR family transcriptional regulator — protein sequence MKNMPIESDPATLSLSDRIFEQLQTAIVKGEMPSGSKISEPELAKSYGISRGTLREALSRLEERYLVVRSPNLGARVVTLTYEELVDIYQIREALGGMACGLAAEHMTAEEIDDLKRLLDEHEKNINENKGLSYYQQEGEFDFHYRILQGSRNSKVTGILKGGLYQLMRMYRYQFSTSGPRPYQALKEHRRIVEAIEERDAELADLLMRRHIRAARKNIDERRKNSRV from the coding sequence ATGAAAAACATGCCGATAGAGTCCGACCCCGCAACACTCAGCTTGTCCGACCGCATTTTCGAGCAGCTGCAAACCGCCATCGTGAAGGGCGAGATGCCGTCGGGGAGCAAGATCTCGGAGCCGGAACTGGCGAAGAGCTACGGCATCAGCCGGGGAACCCTGCGGGAGGCGCTGAGCCGCCTGGAGGAGCGCTACCTCGTGGTGCGCTCTCCCAACCTCGGGGCGCGGGTGGTGACGCTCACCTATGAAGAGCTGGTCGACATCTACCAGATCCGGGAGGCGCTGGGGGGGATGGCCTGCGGGCTTGCCGCGGAGCATATGACCGCTGAGGAGATCGACGACCTCAAGCGGCTTTTGGACGAGCACGAAAAAAACATAAACGAGAACAAGGGACTCTCCTACTATCAGCAGGAGGGCGAGTTCGATTTCCACTACCGCATCCTCCAAGGGAGCCGCAACTCCAAGGTGACCGGCATACTGAAGGGGGGGCTGTACCAGTTGATGCGGATGTACCGCTACCAGTTCTCCACCTCGGGGCCGCGCCCCTACCAGGCGCTCAAGGAGCACCGCCGCATCGTGGAGGCGATCGAGGAGCGGGATGCGGAGCTCGCCGATCTCTTGATGCGCCGCCACATCAGGGCCGCACGGAAGAACATCGACGAGCGGCGCAAAAATTCCAGGGTTTAA